The Lewinellaceae bacterium genome includes a region encoding these proteins:
- the rfaD gene encoding ADP-glyceromanno-heptose 6-epimerase, with protein MIVITGAAGFIGSCIVRKLNDEGYTNLMIVDDFSRADKNVNFETKVFTRKMDRKEFPGWLEENQKEVGFVYHMGARTDTTEKDKAIFDELNLNYTKALWNTCTKHNIPFVYASSAATYGLGEHGYEDSHDIVGQLKPLNPYGDSKNDFDIWALKQKTTPPLWVGLKFFNVYGPNEYHKGRMASVIFHTLNQINATGSMKLFRSHRPDFENGHQSRDFVYIKDVVDVCYFFYLNRPQNGLFNLGTGKARTFLDLAKNTFFAMGLDPDISFVDTPEDIRETYQYFTEANMEKLRKAGYDKPFYSLEEGIKDYVQQYLLEEKIW; from the coding sequence ATGATAGTCATTACTGGTGCTGCCGGATTCATTGGTAGCTGTATTGTAAGAAAACTGAACGACGAAGGGTACACAAATCTGATGATCGTCGATGATTTCAGCAGGGCTGATAAAAACGTAAACTTTGAAACCAAGGTCTTTACGCGGAAGATGGACAGGAAAGAATTTCCTGGGTGGCTGGAAGAAAACCAGAAAGAGGTAGGTTTCGTCTACCACATGGGGGCGCGTACCGATACCACGGAAAAAGATAAAGCCATTTTTGATGAATTGAACCTGAATTACACCAAAGCGCTCTGGAATACCTGCACGAAGCACAACATCCCATTTGTTTACGCTTCCAGTGCCGCCACTTATGGGTTGGGAGAACACGGGTATGAAGATTCTCACGATATTGTAGGGCAACTTAAACCGCTCAACCCTTATGGAGACTCCAAAAATGATTTCGACATCTGGGCCCTGAAACAAAAGACCACCCCTCCCCTATGGGTCGGGCTGAAATTCTTTAACGTTTACGGCCCGAACGAGTACCACAAAGGGCGTATGGCCTCCGTGATCTTTCACACGCTCAACCAGATCAACGCCACTGGCAGTATGAAACTCTTCCGCTCCCATCGGCCCGATTTCGAAAACGGACATCAGAGCCGGGATTTTGTCTATATCAAGGATGTAGTGGATGTATGTTATTTTTTCTACCTGAACCGCCCCCAAAACGGACTATTTAACCTGGGCACTGGTAAAGCCAGAACCTTCCTGGACCTTGCAAAAAACACTTTTTTCGCCATGGGACTCGACCCCGACATCTCCTTTGTCGATACGCCGGAAGATATCCGGGAAACCTACCAGTATTTCACTGAGGCCAATATGGAAAAACTCAGGAAAGCAGGATACGATAAGCCTTTTTATTCCCTCGAGGAAGGCATAAAGGATTATGTACAACAATATTTGTTGGAAGAGAAAATCTGGTAA